The Paenibacillus sp. FSL R7-0345 DNA segment CCAAGAAGGAAGATATGCACGAAGTGTATATCCATGCTTTCATGGACGGACGCGATGTAGCACCTGACAGCGGACAAAAGTTCGTTCAGGATCTGGTTGCGAAGATCGAAGAAGTGGGCGTAGGTAAAATTGCTACGGTATCCGGACGTTACTACGCGATGGACCGTGACAAACGCTGGGAACGTGTAGAGAAAGCCTACCGTGCTATGGTATATGGCGAAGGCCCTAAATATACTGACGCTCTGCAGGCTATCACTGCATCCTACCAGAATTCCGTTTATGATGAATTCGTTGAGCCTAGCGTAATCGTGGACAGCAACGATCAGCCGGTGGGAGTAGTGGAAAGCGGCGATTCTGTCATCTTCCTGAACTTCCGTCCTGACCGTGCGATCCAGCTGTCGCAAGTATTTACGAATTCCGATTTCCGCGGCTTTGACCGTGGACCGCTCTTCCCGCAGGGTCTGCACTTTGTGTGCCTGACTACGTTCAGCGAAACGGTACAGGGCTATGTAGCCTACTCGCCGAAGAACCTGGACAATACACTGGGTGAAGTGCTGGTACAGAATAACAAGAAGCAGCTGCGTATTGCGGAAACTGAAAAGTACCCGCACGTAACCTTCTTCTTCAGCGGCGGACGCGATGAAGAGCTTCCAGGCGAAACACGCATCCTGATTAACTCGCCAAAAGTGGCAACCTATGATCTGCAGCCTGAGATGAGCGCATACGAAGTGGCGGCGGCCTGCGTAGCGGAAATCGAAGCAGACAGACAGGATGCCATTATCCTGAACTTTGCTAACCCTGATATGGTAGGCCACTCCGGCATGCTGGAGCCTACAATCAAGGCGGTTGAAGTGACAGATGAATGTGTGGGTAAAGTTGTAGATGCAGTTGTTGCCAAAGGCGGCGTTGCGATCATCATTGCTGACCACGGTAATGCTGACATGGTATTTGACGAACAGGGACGCCCGTTCACCGCTCATACCACCAACCCGGTTCCTTTCATCGTAACTACTGAAAATGTTGTTCTGCGCGAATCCGGTATCCTTGCTGATGTAGCACCGACAATTCTGGATCTGATGGGACTTCCGCAGCCTGCGGAAATGACCGGACAATCCATGATTGCCAGCCGCAAATAAGCAGGAGCTTAAATAACGCTTTTTAATACCAAAACCATCGTTAAAGGAGACTATTTTACATGACTATTATTTCTGATGTATATGCACGCGAAGTCCTTGACTCCCGCGGTAACCCTACTGTAGAGGTTGACGTTTATCTGGAATCCGGCGCTAAAGGCCGCGCTATCGTTCCTTCCGGCGCTTCCACTGGCGCTCATGAAGCTGTAGAGCTTCGTGACGGCGACAAATCCCGTTACCTGGGCAAAGGCGTTCTGAAAGCTGTTGAGAACGTAAACGAAATTATCGCTCCGGAAGTAATCGGTATGGACGCTCTTGACCAAGTGGGCATCGACAAGCTGATGATCACTCTGGACGGAACTCCTAACAAAGGCAAGCTGGGCGCTAACGCAATCCTGGCAGTATCCATGGCAGTAGCTCGTGCAGCTGCAGCAGCTCTGGATATTCCTTTGTATGTATACCTGGGCGGATTCAACGCTAAAACTCTTCCAGTACCAATGATGAACATCATCAACGGTGGTGAGCATGCTGACAACAACATCGACGTTCAAGAGTTCATGGTTCTGCCAGTAGGCGCTCCAAGCTTCAAAGAAGCTCTTCGTACAGGTGCTGAAATCTTCCACAACCTGAAGTCCGTACTTCAGTCCAAAGGCCTGAACACAGCTGTAGGTGACGAGGGCGGCTTCGCTCCGAACCTTGGTTCGAACGAAGAAGCAATCACTACAATCATCGAAGCGATCGAAAAAGCCGGTTACAAACCAGGTGTTGACGTATTCCTTGGTATGGACGTAGCTTCCACTGAGTTCTACAAAGACGGTAAATACACACTTGCTGGTGAAGGCAAATCCTACACTTCCGCTGAGTATGTTGACCTTCTGGCTTCCTGGGTTGAGAAATACCCAATCATCACAATCGAAGACGGTATGTCCGAAGACGACTGGGATGGCTGGAAACTGCTTACTGAAAAATTGGGCGATAAAGTTCAATTGGTTGGTGACGACCTGTTCGTTACTAACACTGAGCGTCTTGCTACAGGTATCGAAAAAGGCATCGGTAACTCCATCCTGGTTAAGGTTAACCAGATTGGTACACTGACTGAAACTTTCGATGCTATCGAAATGGCTAAACGTGCTGGTTACACTGCTGTTATCTCCCACCGTTCCGGTGAGTCCGAAGACAGCACAATCGCTGACATCGCTGTTGCTACTAACGCTGGCCAGATCAAAACAGGTGCTCCTTCCCGTACTGACCGCGTTGCCAAGTACAACCAATTGCTTCGCATCGAAGACGAACTGGGTGAACTGGCTCAATACAACGGCCTGAAATCTTTCTACAACCTCAAAAGATAATCCCTTTTGAGCTATGTATTAAAAGCCTGCCGGTTTCGGCAGGCTTTTTTTGCGATGGTCGCAGGGATAAGGTTGTATTCGCTTTAGGGCTATGATAAAATAAGAATGCTGTTTATGAAACTCGTGAAATCTAAATTACCATAGATAGTGATGCTTGGACGTAGGAGGTGGAAGTGAATGGATATTTTTTTGAAAATTGTGCTCCTGATTTTTTCCGTCGGTCTGATTGCGGTCGTTCTTCTGCAAAAAGGGAAAAGCGCAGGTCTTTCCGGTGCCATCTCCGGCGGTGCTGAGCATCTCTTCGGTAAAACTAAAGCGCGCGGTATGGAACTCGTATTGCAGCGTGTAACAGTTGGACTGGCAGCCGGATTCTTCATCATGTCGGTTGTTGTTGCCGTTTTTGTTGACTAAACCCGCATACATTAGCCTTCGCTCTATTCTGAATGGAATGGGGCGGGGGCTTTTTATTTTTATTTTTGAGCTAACGTTAACCTTGGGTTGATCATAACAGGGATGGCCGGGATTGATTTCGTGTATACTAGGGTATGAAGTATATAGAGGGAAAATTTACTTGATGCAGGACAGGCAGAAGAGGACAAGACATACATATTTGCCAGCGGCATAACGAATGCTGCGAAAGGGCCGAGGTGACTTAAGTGATAACACAGGAAATCTTACTTGATTTTATGCGGGAAACCGCTTATAAACCGCTGACTTATGATGAGCTGGTCAGCCACTTTGCAATAGATGACGGGGCTTCGTTCAAAGCCTTTGAGAGCTTACTCTCAGAGCTGGAACAGGACGGGCGGATTGTACTGACCCGCAACAGCCGATATGGCGTGCCGGAACGGATGGATCTTTTACGCGGACGGCTGCAGGCCCATGCCAAGGGCTTTGCTTTTCTGATTCCTGATGACCGCGATCATCCTGATGTGTATATTCATGCCAATGACCTGAAGGGTGCAATGAACGGCGATATCGTACTTATCCGCATCACCTCCAAGAGCCCTTCAGGCGGACGGATGGAAGGTGAAGTGGAACGGATCATCAAACGCGGTGTGCTGCAGACTGTCGGAGTGTTTCAGAGCCTGGAGACTTATGGTTTTGTGCTGCCCGATGATAAGCGGATTAACCGGGATATTTTCATTCCGAAGCAGTCGTTTGGAGGTGCGGTTGACGGCGAAAAGGTCGTTGTGCGTATCGTAAATTACCCGGAAGGCCGGGCTGCGGCAGAAGGCGAAATTATTGAGATTCTCGGGCATAAGGATGACCCGGGAGTTGATATTCTGTCGGTAATCCGCAAGCACCAGCTGCCGGAGGCTTTTCCGGCTGAGGTGATGCGTGAAGCGGAGCAGGCTCCGGACTCGATCACGGAAGAGGAGATTGTTCAGCAAGGCCGGCGCGATCTGCGCGGGCTGAACATCGTGACCATCGACGGCGCAGACGCCAAGGACCTTGATGATGCGGTTAATGTACAGCGTCTGGAGAACGGTAACTACAAGCTGGGCGTTCATATTGCTGACGTCGGCTACTATGTGCGCGAAGGCTCTGAGCTGGATAAGGAAGCATATGACCGGGGATGCAGCGTCTACCTCGTAGACCGGGTTATTCCGATGCTGCCGCACCGGCTGTCGAACGGGATCTGCAGTCTTAATCCCAAGGTGGACCGGCTTACCATGTCCTGTGAGATGGAGTTCAACGAGCACATGAAGGTCGTGAAGCATGATGTCTTTACGAGCGTAATCCGGACCAAGGAGAGAATGACCTATTCCGATGTCCGCAAAATCGTTGAGGATGAGGATCCTGAGCTGCTGGAGCGTTACAGCCCGCTGATCGAGGATTTCCGTCTGATGAAAGAGCTGGCCATGAAGCTGCGCGGGGCGCGGATGCGGCGCGGTGCGGTTGATTTTGATTTTGAAGAGAGCAAGATTATTGTGGATGAGACCGGCAAGGCGATCGATATCGTAAAGCGCGAGCGCTCCGTGGCTGAGCAGATTATCGAGGAATTCATGCTGGCAGCTAATGAAACAGTGGCCGAGCACTTCCACTGGCTGAAGGTGCCTTTCTTGTACCGGATTCACGAGGACCCGGATCAGGAGAAGCTGCAGAACTTTATGGCTTTTGCCGCTAACTTCGGCTACCATGTCAAAGGCCGGGGTAACTCTATTCATCCGCGTGCCCTGCAGGATCTGCTGGAGCAGATCGAAGGAACGAAGGAACAGACCGTTATCAGCACGATGATGCTGCGCTCAATGAAGCAGGCGAAGTACGATGCCGAAAGTACAGGCCACTTCGGTCTGGCGGCAGAGTATTATTCCCACTTCACTTCACCAATCCGCCGTTATCCTGACCTTGTCATCCACCGCGTGATGCGTGAAGTGCTTGAAAACGGCGGGGCCCTGACAGAGAAGCGGCATGAGTATCTGGCTACCCGTATGCCGGATATTGCCCAGCAGTCCTCCGAGCGTGAACGTGTGGCGGTCGAGGCTGAGCGTGACACTGAGCAGCTGAAGAAAGCTGAATACATGCAGGATAAGGTTGGTGAGGAATTCGATGCGATGGTCAGCAGTGTGACCAGCTTCGGAATGTTCATCGAGCTTGAAAATACAGTCGAAGGCCTGATCCGTCTCAGCGCTCTGACAGACGATTATTACCACTTCGACGAAGCCCATATGGCGCTCATCGGGGAGCGCACCTCCAAGGTGTTCCGCATTGGCGACGAGGTGAAGATTCGTGTTGCCAAGGTGAACATGGACGACCATACGATCGACTTCGAGCTGGTTGACATGAAGCCGCGTGCAGCAGGCGAGCACCGCAGCTACGGCGGGCGCTCCGGCAAAGCCGGCGGCTTCGCCGGTGGTAAAGGCGGCCGCGGCGGCAAAGACCGCGGCGGCTTCAGCAAGCCGGGTGCAGCCGGTAAAGGTAAGGCTGGCGCAGCCGGTAAAGGCGGTGCCGGAGGCAAAGGCGGCTCCGGCAAAGCTAAAGCCGGCGGTGTTGGCTCTGCCGGCAAGCGCAAAGGCGGTGCCGTGACTACCGGCACCTGGGAGACGGCGCCGCGCAGCGAAGCGGCGCCAGGCGGAGGCGGCGGCCCGGCGGAGGCCGCACGCCGTGCTTTTGCCGCCCTGAACGGCGAAGCGGGCGGCAGTGGTGCGCCGCGTGAGCGCAGCGGCGGCGGCAAAGGCCGCGGCGGAGCGGCCGGAAGCGATGCCGCGGGGCGCGGCATCAGCTTCGGCTTCGGCTCCGGCAAGGGCGGCTACGGCGCGCCGCTTGGCGGCGGCGCGGGCAGCGGCGAGCTGCGCGGGGTTGACGCGAACACCCGGTTCACGAGCCGGGAGGATCGCGGGGCTGAAAGCCGCGGCGTCAGCAGCGGCAAGGACAAGGGCCGCCGCAAGAAAAAAGGCGGCGTCTTCACCAGCCCGGCTGTCACGCCGGGCGGCCCGGGGGGCGGCAACACGGAGAACGCCGTGCGCCGCAAGAAAAAGAAGAAGAAGTCTCAGGAGTAGACTGAGACTGAGGGGCGCCTCAAGCAGCGTATATGCTGCTTGGGGCGCTTTTCTTGCATCCAGGCTGTTGCTCTGGGGGCTGCTAGTTCAACACAACGATTCTAACGGACTCAGATGCCGTTATTCGCTGCTTATTACCCTCCTGCAGCTTGTCGCGGACTCCAGTGACCTTATGTGTTACTAAAGTGTGAAAATTGCAGCGTTTCAGCATAAATAACGTCATCTGTGTCCGTTAGAATAACAAACTGCAGGAAAATCGCTAAATAACGCCTCCTGAGTCCGTTATATGCTTCAAGCGAGCCCTAGTATTCATGTTGCGGTTAATCCCAGTCGATTACACAGATCAATGATCGCTCTGTCATATGTTTTTTTGGGGGATACACAACTTTATAGCGCTTAGGATCTATCTCGCTGACACTATGGGTAATAACCTTATGGGGAAATGTCCTCTTATCGAGTACAATGATACGGAAATGACCGTGGAACGGGGACAGTATCATCCTAAGACATGTCATTTCACCCGCTTCCCTGACATACAGTTGTCAAAATGACTAACCGATGTTAAGTCCGTTACTAACTGGCAGTGGAAACGTACTTCCTTGCGTTCACCGGATTCATTTTGATACAATATAGATCTGACACTTAACTCCGTTTTGACGGGGAATACGATTCAAGGAGTGACTTTCATGGGTAAAAAAGCAGACGGGAAAGTGCTCGCCCAGAACAAAAAAGCTTCCCATGATTACTTTATTGAGGACACTTTTGAAGCGGGTATGGTGCTGACCGGTACAGAGATCAAGTCGCTGCGTAATGGCCGCGCTAACATTGGTGATGCGTTCGCTACCATCCGTAACGGTGAGATTCATATCCACAACATGCACATCAGCCCGTTTGAGCAGGGTAACCGTTCCAATCCCGATGATCCGACGCGTACGCGCAAGCTGCTGATGCATAAGGTGCAGATCCATAAGCTGCTGGGCTTATCCAAGCAGGACGGCTACTCGATAGTGCCGCTGAAGATCTATGTGCGCAACGGTTATGCCAAGCTGCTGATCGGCCTCGGTAAAGGTAAGAAGCAATACGACAAACGCGACACTGCCGCTAAGAAGGATGCTCAGCGTGATATCCAGCGTGCACTGCGTGAGAAGCAGAAAGTTGCCAGATAAACTGGTGACGGGTGTTACCGGAAGACAGAATTCCAGATTGCTCCTTCAATTCCTTTAACCCACGTGTTAAAGTGTTGATAAATGTGCTATACTGTGTAAGTAAGATTTTTGCTTCGTGGCAGTCCTCAGGTTTGAGGCTGCAGATTGGATCTCTCTTGCTTAGAAGATCCGCTTGATCCGAAGCGCCCTTTTTAATGAGGGGCCGTTCTTGGATTCGACGGGGGTAGTTCGAGCATGAGCAGCGAGTAGTGGGGACGCGTCCGCTTTATCAACGCTAAAGCCTATTAAACGGCAAACAACAAAACAACTACGCTTTCGCAGCTTAATAACCTGTGTGCGTGCTTCTACCCTGCATCGCCCATGTGACAGGGATAGGGGCTAACAAGTAGTGGGATACGCTGTCTGGTCTCCGCCTGGGGTCAGCAGAAGAAGATAATCAGGCTGACCCGAAGAGGACCCGGTTACGGGGGGCTTCTAGGGTGACATCAAATCCGTGACTACACTCGTAGAAACTTATGTGCCGTTATCTTCGGACAGGGGTTCGACTCCCCTCGGCTCCATATGGAGTATTTAGAAAGACACCTTTAGGGGTGTCTTTTTTCGTTTTAGGTATTCTCCCTCGAAGCCCATTCAAAATGAAAAATGTTATAATAAATATTAAAGAATGGAGCTGATGCCGATGGATTTACTGGACCCACGTGTTGACTTTGTGTTCAAACGGATATTTGGCAGCGAGAACAATAAGGATGTGCTGCTGGCGTTCCTTAACCGTATTTTCACAGAAGCTGGCGAGCCGCCGCTGACCGAGATCATCCTGATGAATCCTTATACGGATAAAGACGATCCCCACGACAAACAGTCCATCTTAGATGTTTACGCCAAGACCTCTGAAGGCAAACTGATTGATATAGAGATGCAGCTTTTCAATAAGTATGATATAGAGAAACGAACGCTTTTTTATTGGAGCAAACGGTATGCGAGTCAACTGAGTGAGGGAGACAAGTATCCAGAGTTGAAGAAATGCGTAACGATCAACATTTTAAACTATACGTTATTAAAGAATGAACAATATCATAACGTATTTCATTTGCGGGAAGACCGAACAGGGATATCCTTGATTGATGACATCGAGGTTCATTTCTTGGAGTTGCCGAAGCTGGATGAACATAGAGTTCCGTCTGAAGGCGGATTGATCAATTGGCTGTTGTTTCTGAAAGGTGCCGATACATCACAATGGGAGGTGCTGAAGATGAATGAGCCAGGATTGGAGAAGGCAATGGACACCTTGCAATATTTGAGTCAGGATTCAGAGGCTAGACGATTGTATGAGGCCAGACAGAAGTATTTGCATGATGAGGCTTCTATGCTGGGAAGTGCAGAACTAGCAGGTATAAAAAAAGTGGCTAAAAATATGCTTGCCATGAATCTGGACATAACAACGATTGCTAAGGCGACTGGATTAACAGAGCAAGAGATCAATGCTTTGAGAAAGTAATTACTAATTATGCCTCACCTTATACTTCTTTGCCAAGTCAATTCAGATGGGGAGCTTCTAGGGTGACATCAAATCCGTGACTACACTCGTAGAAACTTATGTGCCGTTATCTTCGGACAGGGGTTCGACTCCCCTCGGCTCCATATGGAGTAAAGTGAAAGACACCTTTAAAGGTGTCTTTTTCGTTTTTGCGGCTGTTTTGGATTATACGTGGCGGTTAAAAATCCTATAATGACGCGGTTTCCGGGACATGCTGTTAACAGATACAATGAGTTTCACTGAGGCTATACGGAGACCGGTGGCTTTGGCCTCCACGTAACCCGTAATAAATATGCTCCCCCTTCGGCGTGTGTTTTCGCCTTCCATACCCATCATCCGCCCTTCGATGTTGACCAATGAAGAGATCGTTGCAGTCTGAGCACTCCTACCTGCTATAAGTTGATATGAACGGTGCCATTCAGAAATGCAGAAAATGGTTGTAACACCCAGTAGTATAAACTATAATTAGTGTCAGCTTGTAGATTAATGTCGAATAATGTATTGTCTTTCAGATAATCTCAATAATAATAGGGCACACTCGTTGAAAAACGGGGTCGCAAAACTACAGGGGCTATCACATTTCCAATTCAGATATGTTATGCCAGCCAGTTACCGAAGGCAAGGAAACCTCTCCTTTTCGGGAGAGGTTTTTTGTTGCAATGGGCCTGATTCATAAGGTGGGGGAACAGTGAGTAAATCTAATAAGTCGATTGTATTTATCATAGCTCTGATTGTTTTTGGACTACTAGGTAATATGCTCAACCTATCCCTATTGCTGGGGGTCAATTTTATCTTCGGCAGTATATTCACCTTTTTGATATTGCGGATATATGGTCTTAAATGGGCTCTAGTGGCATCGGCTATTGTAAATGGTTACACGTTGTTTCTTTGGAATCATCCTTACGCTATGTTTGTTTTTGTGCTGGAAACTTTATTTGTCGGCGTCTTCTACAGAGGGAAAAGGATTGTTCTTATTGATAGCCTATATTGGATGATTTTAGGGATGCCCCTCATATGGGTATTCTATCGTTATGCCCTGGATATGAATTT contains these protein-coding regions:
- the gpmI gene encoding 2,3-bisphosphoglycerate-independent phosphoglycerate mutase, giving the protein MSAPRPVALIIMDGFGLRNTDEGNAVAQANKPNYDRYLKQYPNTTLTACGEAVGLPEGQMGNSEVGHLNIGAGRIVYQDLTRIDKSIRDGEFFENETLVAAVRSAKSTGKKLHLYALVSDGGVHSHINHLFAMLDLAKKEDMHEVYIHAFMDGRDVAPDSGQKFVQDLVAKIEEVGVGKIATVSGRYYAMDRDKRWERVEKAYRAMVYGEGPKYTDALQAITASYQNSVYDEFVEPSVIVDSNDQPVGVVESGDSVIFLNFRPDRAIQLSQVFTNSDFRGFDRGPLFPQGLHFVCLTTFSETVQGYVAYSPKNLDNTLGEVLVQNNKKQLRIAETEKYPHVTFFFSGGRDEELPGETRILINSPKVATYDLQPEMSAYEVAAACVAEIEADRQDAIILNFANPDMVGHSGMLEPTIKAVEVTDECVGKVVDAVVAKGGVAIIIADHGNADMVFDEQGRPFTAHTTNPVPFIVTTENVVLRESGILADVAPTILDLMGLPQPAEMTGQSMIASRK
- the eno gene encoding phosphopyruvate hydratase, with translation MTIISDVYAREVLDSRGNPTVEVDVYLESGAKGRAIVPSGASTGAHEAVELRDGDKSRYLGKGVLKAVENVNEIIAPEVIGMDALDQVGIDKLMITLDGTPNKGKLGANAILAVSMAVARAAAAALDIPLYVYLGGFNAKTLPVPMMNIINGGEHADNNIDVQEFMVLPVGAPSFKEALRTGAEIFHNLKSVLQSKGLNTAVGDEGGFAPNLGSNEEAITTIIEAIEKAGYKPGVDVFLGMDVASTEFYKDGKYTLAGEGKSYTSAEYVDLLASWVEKYPIITIEDGMSEDDWDGWKLLTEKLGDKVQLVGDDLFVTNTERLATGIEKGIGNSILVKVNQIGTLTETFDAIEMAKRAGYTAVISHRSGESEDSTIADIAVATNAGQIKTGAPSRTDRVAKYNQLLRIEDELGELAQYNGLKSFYNLKR
- the secG gene encoding preprotein translocase subunit SecG — its product is MDIFLKIVLLIFSVGLIAVVLLQKGKSAGLSGAISGGAEHLFGKTKARGMELVLQRVTVGLAAGFFIMSVVVAVFVD
- the rnr gene encoding ribonuclease R — translated: MITQEILLDFMRETAYKPLTYDELVSHFAIDDGASFKAFESLLSELEQDGRIVLTRNSRYGVPERMDLLRGRLQAHAKGFAFLIPDDRDHPDVYIHANDLKGAMNGDIVLIRITSKSPSGGRMEGEVERIIKRGVLQTVGVFQSLETYGFVLPDDKRINRDIFIPKQSFGGAVDGEKVVVRIVNYPEGRAAAEGEIIEILGHKDDPGVDILSVIRKHQLPEAFPAEVMREAEQAPDSITEEEIVQQGRRDLRGLNIVTIDGADAKDLDDAVNVQRLENGNYKLGVHIADVGYYVREGSELDKEAYDRGCSVYLVDRVIPMLPHRLSNGICSLNPKVDRLTMSCEMEFNEHMKVVKHDVFTSVIRTKERMTYSDVRKIVEDEDPELLERYSPLIEDFRLMKELAMKLRGARMRRGAVDFDFEESKIIVDETGKAIDIVKRERSVAEQIIEEFMLAANETVAEHFHWLKVPFLYRIHEDPDQEKLQNFMAFAANFGYHVKGRGNSIHPRALQDLLEQIEGTKEQTVISTMMLRSMKQAKYDAESTGHFGLAAEYYSHFTSPIRRYPDLVIHRVMREVLENGGALTEKRHEYLATRMPDIAQQSSERERVAVEAERDTEQLKKAEYMQDKVGEEFDAMVSSVTSFGMFIELENTVEGLIRLSALTDDYYHFDEAHMALIGERTSKVFRIGDEVKIRVAKVNMDDHTIDFELVDMKPRAAGEHRSYGGRSGKAGGFAGGKGGRGGKDRGGFSKPGAAGKGKAGAAGKGGAGGKGGSGKAKAGGVGSAGKRKGGAVTTGTWETAPRSEAAPGGGGGPAEAARRAFAALNGEAGGSGAPRERSGGGKGRGGAAGSDAAGRGISFGFGSGKGGYGAPLGGGAGSGELRGVDANTRFTSREDRGAESRGVSSGKDKGRRKKKGGVFTSPAVTPGGPGGGNTENAVRRKKKKKKSQE
- the smpB gene encoding SsrA-binding protein SmpB, which translates into the protein MGKKADGKVLAQNKKASHDYFIEDTFEAGMVLTGTEIKSLRNGRANIGDAFATIRNGEIHIHNMHISPFEQGNRSNPDDPTRTRKLLMHKVQIHKLLGLSKQDGYSIVPLKIYVRNGYAKLLIGLGKGKKQYDKRDTAAKKDAQRDIQRALREKQKVAR
- a CDS encoding Rpn family recombination-promoting nuclease/putative transposase: MDLLDPRVDFVFKRIFGSENNKDVLLAFLNRIFTEAGEPPLTEIILMNPYTDKDDPHDKQSILDVYAKTSEGKLIDIEMQLFNKYDIEKRTLFYWSKRYASQLSEGDKYPELKKCVTINILNYTLLKNEQYHNVFHLREDRTGISLIDDIEVHFLELPKLDEHRVPSEGGLINWLLFLKGADTSQWEVLKMNEPGLEKAMDTLQYLSQDSEARRLYEARQKYLHDEASMLGSAELAGIKKVAKNMLAMNLDITTIAKATGLTEQEINALRK